The Sphingomonas aliaeris genome segment TCGCCTCGGACGCGTCACGAGCGAGTCACAGGATTTCCGGGCTGCTGGCAGGCATCCTCGGAAGCGTCGAGCGCGCGTCGACGCATATGTCCGAAGCCGGCCAGGCCATCCGACACATTTCGAAGACTGCAAATGGTATCGCCGACGCGGTGGACGATCAGCGCAGCGCCTCCGAAACGGTCGAGAAAAGCGCGGCGCGTGCGCTTCAGAGTGCCGACCGGATCGAGCAGAAGATGGAGCGGGTGGCAGCCTCCGTCCTCGCCGCCGCCTCGCTTTCCGCGCAGGTCCGGCAGAGCGCGACCTCGCTTTCAGGCGGCGTACACAGCCTCCGCCAATCGACGGAGCAATTCATCTCCAGCCTTCGTTCCGACAGTCGCAACGTTCACGAACGGGCATGACGTACTGCCCCGACCAGAGCCCCCGAGGGTAACCGTACCCGCTCGTTCGCGGCCGCTCGTTTCGCTAGTTGATGATGAAGGGCACGCGCACGGCGAAGCTCGATGATTTCGCCATCGTACCGCGCGCACGCATCCTGACATGGGTCACTGCTGACTGCGAGTTGGGGTTGCCGCTCGTCGGGGTGTAGGACCAGGTGACGCCCTTGTCGTTGGAAAAGGAAACGTCGTCGGTCGCATCGCCGGGTCCGCCATACCGCGCCAGAAGCGACGAGGGTGTCGGCCCTTCCACCATCCTTATAACCGTGCCCGATGTGGCCATATCGCCGTCGAGCGCGATCTTCGCGCCGGGCGGCGTCGGAATGACGACATCGATGGCACCCGGCTCCAAAGGAACGATATCGGGGTTCGAAAATGTCGCGGACACCGCAAACCGACTACCGGGAATGGCTTTCGGGCTGTTCGTCGTATTTACGGGATCCCATGTCACGACCGACGTCATCGCAATGGTGGCGTTTTGCGGCGTGACGGTCAGCGTGATGTCGATCACGGAGACGCCGGTTCCGGTATCCGGAACCCCTACGCAGATCCCGAGCACCTTGATGCCGCCTGGACAGAGATCCCAGTTCCAGTTGATGGTTATGCGGTCGCGATAGACCCCGACCGGCGGAAGGTTGCCGTCGTCCGGTTTGACGAAGATCGGCAGGTCCGCCGAACTGTTCCCCAACAGCCCGAGAAGATTGAGCAGATTGTTCTGCATATAATCGATCGTCGTGCCCTGGGCGAAGGGGTATGTGCCATCTGGATCCGCCGAAGCTTTGTATACCATGCTCCCGCCCCCATCCCGGATGAGCTTGAACGCGTTCGCACTGGTGAACTTCGCGCGTATGAAGTTGCCGCCCAACAGGACCAGCAAGGCCGAATCGCATTGGAGCCCGGCGATGCTTCGAAGCGATGGCACCACCTTCGCTTTCACCGCATTGGGCGAATAGGTCCCGAGATCGGTCTTGACCGATGTCGTCAGGATGCAGGCGACGGCCGGCAATGGCGCGCATGCGGCAACGAACGCGACGACCGGGGCGAGGACCCGGGGGCGAGGACACGACGCCACGGTGCTGTCGCCGCGCTCACTGACCTGCCTCCGTGTCGTCACGCTCGGCGGGTTGGGCGACGACCCGCGACATGCAGACGACGCGGCGCCTTTCGCTCGGCCCCTTGCTTCGTCCGATCTCCTGCCATGATACAACCGTCGCAGCCGCACCGTCGCGGCAGGCCGTATCCGCCACCGACGCATCATCGATGACCGCCGATCGGGTCATGCCCTGCATCTGCATAAAGGGCGCGATCGCCAAAAGGCATAGGTAACGCATCATTCCGGCTTTCGAAGTCGTTCTACGTTCTCCTGGAATGTCGTGATGATCTTAACTGAACGTTGAAGAACCGATCTGACGATCATCCCGGTCCGGTCGAAAGTTCTCGTCGGACGATCTCCGTACCCGCGCCCAACGCCCTCAGCTTACCCTTGGCGATATCGCGGGACAGCGGCGCCATGCCGCAGTTCGTGGCGGGATAGAGCTTGTCCGCATCCACGAACTTGAGCGCCTTGCGCAGGGTATCGGCCACCTCCTCCGGTGTCTCGATATCAGTGGTCGCCACGTCGATCGCGCCGACCATCACCTTCTTGCCCCGGACGAGCTCGATCAGATCCATCGGCACACGTGAATTCTGACATTCCAGCGATATGATATCGATCCGCGACTTTTGCAGATTGGGGAAGGTTCGCTCGTATTGCCGCCACTCCGATCCGAGCGTCTTCTTCCACTCGGTATTGGCCTTGATCCCGTAACCGTAGCAGATGTGCACGGCAGTCTCGGCCTTCAGACCTTCGGCAGCCCGTTCCAGCGTGGCAATCCCCCAGTCGTTCGCTTCGTCGAAAAAGACGTTGAACGCCGGTTCGTCGAATTGGATGATGTCGACGCCCGCGGCTTCCAGTTCTTTCGCTTCCTCGTTCAGGATCCTGGCAAACTCCCAGGCCAGCTTCTCGCGGCTGCGGTAATGATCGTCGTAGAGGGTATCGATCATCGTCATTGGCCCCGGCAGGGTCCATTTGATCGGCCGATCCGTCAGCGACCGCAGGTATTTGGCATCGTCGACGAAGACCGGTTTGGGGCGCGAGACGGCACCGACCACCGTCGGTACGCTCGCATCGTAACGATTGCGGATCCTGACGACCTCCCGCTTTTCAAAATCCACGCCGCTGAGATGTTCGACGAACGTCGTCACGAAATGCTGGCGCGTCTGTTCGCCATCGCCGACGATATCGATGCCGGCTTGCCGTTGATCGTCCAGCGCCAGGCGAAGCGCATCCCGCTTTCCGGCCGCCAGTTCGGCCCCCTCCAGCTTCCACGGCGACCAGAGCGTTTCCGGCTGGGCCAGCCAGGAAGGCTTGGGCAGGCTGCCCGCAGTGGTGGTCGGCAACATAATCGTCATGATAGAATATCCCGGCTTTTTTGATCGTTCACAGGCCGCAGGTCGCGGACCATTGCGCCAACATCGCGGCGTGCGGTTTGATGAAATGCCGTTCGGCGAACCTGCCCTGTTCGATCGCCAGGCTACTTCGCTCGTCGCGATCGTAGACGATGCGGGTCAGCGAATAGTCCTGATAGTGCAGGCTGGGCTGATAGTGTTCCGCCGCCACCGAATTGGCGTTGTAGATTTCGGGGCGGTATATTTTCTGAAACGTCTCCATCGTGCTGATCGTGCTGGCCAGCTCGATATCGCTATAACCGCCGACCAGATCGCCCGAATGATAGAAGGCCAGCGGGGCAACGCCGTGGCGCGGCATGAAATAGCGCACTGCCATGCCCATCTTCGCGAAATACCTATCGGTGCCCGAGAAGCGGTCGTTGCGATATTCCATCCCAAGCACGGGATGTTCGTTCGTCGTGCGGTGATAGATCTCCTTGCTCGAAACGCTCAGGCAGATGACCGGGGGTTTGGCCGCGATGTCGCGATAGGCATCGGACTTCAGGAACTGCTTGAAGAGCTTGCCATGCAGATCGCCGAACTCCTCCGGCGGGCCGCCATTCGGGGCGTGGCTGAGATGGTCGGGCAGGCAGATACTGAAATCGTAATCCCGGACGTAGGACGAGAAATTGTTTCCGACCATTCCGGGGATGCGCGTGTCGGTCCGTCTGTCGATAACGGTCGTCTGCAGTATCTCGATCAGCGGGAACGGCTGCTCGCCGAACCGTGCATCGATCTGCAAGGCGGCGGAAATGATCGTGAGTTCGACGGAATAGCGGTCACCTGCCGGATTGTCCCAATGCATCAGCGAATTGAAGCGATTATCGATCATCTTCAGCGTGTTGCGCAAATTCTCCCGTCGGCTTTCCCCGCGCGCAAGATTGGCGAAGTTGGTCGTGATCCGCGTGCTGTCGGCGGGGCGATAGTCCTCGTCGAACGGAATGCTGCTGATCGTGAAGGTAAAGCCGCTATTGGTCATGTCTCACCTGCTTTTGCCGGGCGGGGGAGACAAGAGCGCGCGGAACGTCGACAGGACCGGATGGCGTGAGCCACTGGATTTGCGTCAAGCGCGATCCACCGGAGGAACCCCCGTCCGAAGAACGTTATCGCGTCGGAGGCAGGTCTCCTGGCTCACGGGTCAACGCGGTGGTTCCGGCCTTCCCAAGCTCTTTTGCAAAAAGCCCAGTGACACGAAATGGAACCGCCGCTCGCCGCTTACAGTTGCGGGGGCAGCGCCGGATTTTCCCCCGAAGAGGATCACCGGCTTCCCGTCTTAGCCTTATCGCCATGCCTGGAATGAGGAACCTCGACGTCGCTGTTCAACACCATCGGAGAGCGAGTGTCAACCATGATATAAAGACATCCTTATATCGTTATACCGTTAGATCGTTGGTTGGCTGAACTGCGGTGGCTGTACGAAAGGTGATGACGATCCGTTGATGGAGGTCCGACAACTGTCAGACGTGGAAACCGATCGGGGCGACGGAAACGCCGATCCGGGAATCAGCAAGACCCGAGTATAGCAGCCATTGGCCGTCGAAGGCGACGAGCCCTTCAGCGAAGCAGACGTTGCCGATCTGACCCTGGGCCTCTGAACTGTCGATCGTCAGAAACGGCCGTTCGAGACGACCGATCACCGCGGTCGGGTCAGCGGGATCGAAGAGCAACTGGCCGGGCTGATAAGCGAAGGGCGGGGTGTCCGGGGCGCCGCCCTTATAATGGTTGGCGCCGTTATAGATCAGGACGATCCCGTTTGGGGTAAGCACCGGCGGCGGGCCCGGTTCGGTGAGCAGCGAATCGAAACGTGTACGGCGCGGGCCGGCGAGTGAGCGCAGGCCTTGTGGGCCGGCGACGCGTTCCAGCTGCCAGTGACCCATCGGCCCGGACACTTCGGGATCCCAGGTGAGATACTTGTCGGGAGATGAGTCGGCCTCCAGCGGCGTCCAGCGGATCAGATCGGCGGACGTCGCAGCGAAGATCGTTCCCTCGCCCCAATACATCCAGAATTTACCGTCGACCTGCGCGGCAACCAGCCGGCCGTCGCGCAGCTCGGTCAAGATCGCCCCGGCCTTGGTCGGACGGCGGACGTAGGGACTGCCAGCAAAGGCGGGACCGTGCTTGGTCCAGACGCGCAGGTCGCGCGACGTCGCGACGAACAGGCATCCGACCTTTCCGTCGAATGCCGTGTAGGTGCAGACGAACGTCCCGTCGGGTGCCGTAATAACGCGCGGATCCTCCAGCCCGCCCGGCCATTCCCAAGCCTGCCAGCGGTCGTCCCCCGGGGCCAGGACGGGTTCGGGATCCAGTTCGAACAGCAGGCCGTCGCTGCTTGTTGCGAGACCGATGCGCGACGTACCTGCATAGCGCCCGATCGCATCCTCCCCGCGGACCAGCAGGCAGATCTTGCCGTCATGGACGACCGCACCCGGATTGAAGGCGTCCTTCGCTGCCCAGGATACGGGACCAGTGGATAACGGGCAGGCGAAGCTGACATCGGCGCGATCTTCGAGCACCCGGACGGGCGACGTGAAGGGGCCGAGTGCCCAGTCGGATGATGTCATGAATATGGCTCCAGCGCACGTCGGCCGATACTGTGATGCACGCCCGGCGGGGCCAGATTGACTACGAGATCGATTGCCGGATCGGCGAGCAACGCATCGACGGTGACGGCGTGCCCACCATATCGTGCCGCCTGCGTCCAGGCGGAATGCATCGTGCGGCTCCCAAGCGCGGCAAGCGTAAGACCCGGTGCGCGAATGATGCTGCCGAGATAGGCGTGGCTAACCATGCCGCAGCCGATGACGCCGACGTTGAGGCTCATGCGGCGAGCGGGGCGGCTGCGCCCACCGCGATCGCTCGGCGTGCGTCCAGATCGCCGATGATTTGGGCATGCTTCCTGGCGTCGAGGCGGTAGAACAGGCAGGTCGTTGCAGCGAGCAGGGCAAGCAGGCTGGCCCCGGGCCCATAGATCGCGCCGATCCAGTCGATCGTCGCCGGCGACAGCTTCGCTGCTGCAGCGGCTGCATCGCCGCCGCTCTCGAACCCGATCGCCTGCAGCGCGACGCCCGCAACGAGCGACCCGAAGCCGGCCGCCGCCTTGCTGGCAAAGGCCCAGCCGGCATAATACAGACCTTCACGCCGCGCGCCGAACAGGTGTTCGTGTTCGTCCGCCGCATCCGCCATCATCGATGCGAAGGATATCGCCGCCGCGGCCATCAACGCTCCGCCGACTATCACCGTCGCGGAAAGGATCGTGACCAACGTGATGCCGGTGAACGGGAATATCCCGATCAACCGGAGCGTCGCGGGGATCGAAAAAGCGAGCGCGAGCCCGACCATCCCGATTAACAACACGGTGCGTTTTTCCATCACCTTCAGGAACGGCCCCGCCAGCGGCGCGCCGAGCAACAGTCCGGCGAACAGCGACAAGGTGACGATCTGCATCTGGCCTGGCGTCATCCGCCAGAAATACGTGTTTGCGTGCAGCCCGAGCGTGGAGTGGATGCTGAGCGAGGTGAACAGCAGCAACGCACCTACGAAAAGGGTGCGGAAACTTTGGTTGCGGAACACTTCGCTGAGCTCACGCCAGAGCCGGGTGTGGATCGCACCGTCGCCGCTGGCGGCCGCATGCTGTCGGTCGCGCGTCGCGAGCAAGGCACGGACCGCGATAATCCCGCCAACCGCGCCGACCAAGGCGGCGCTGAGCGCGAAGGGGGCGTAAGCCGCGCGCCGCGACAATCCACCCTCCCCGCCCAAAAATACTCCGAACCCCAGGACGATGGCGATCAGCGCGCCGAGCATCGCAAAG includes the following:
- a CDS encoding methionine synthase yields the protein MTIMLPTTTAGSLPKPSWLAQPETLWSPWKLEGAELAAGKRDALRLALDDQRQAGIDIVGDGEQTRQHFVTTFVEHLSGVDFEKREVVRIRNRYDASVPTVVGAVSRPKPVFVDDAKYLRSLTDRPIKWTLPGPMTMIDTLYDDHYRSREKLAWEFARILNEEAKELEAAGVDIIQFDEPAFNVFFDEANDWGIATLERAAEGLKAETAVHICYGYGIKANTEWKKTLGSEWRQYERTFPNLQKSRIDIISLECQNSRVPMDLIELVRGKKVMVGAIDVATTDIETPEEVADTLRKALKFVDADKLYPATNCGMAPLSRDIAKGKLRALGAGTEIVRRELSTGPG
- a CDS encoding DUF1852 domain-containing protein; protein product: MTNSGFTFTISSIPFDEDYRPADSTRITTNFANLARGESRRENLRNTLKMIDNRFNSLMHWDNPAGDRYSVELTIISAALQIDARFGEQPFPLIEILQTTVIDRRTDTRIPGMVGNNFSSYVRDYDFSICLPDHLSHAPNGGPPEEFGDLHGKLFKQFLKSDAYRDIAAKPPVICLSVSSKEIYHRTTNEHPVLGMEYRNDRFSGTDRYFAKMGMAVRYFMPRHGVAPLAFYHSGDLVGGYSDIELASTISTMETFQKIYRPEIYNANSVAAEHYQPSLHYQDYSLTRIVYDRDERSSLAIEQGRFAERHFIKPHAAMLAQWSATCGL
- a CDS encoding glycoside hydrolase family 130 protein — protein: MTSSDWALGPFTSPVRVLEDRADVSFACPLSTGPVSWAAKDAFNPGAVVHDGKICLLVRGEDAIGRYAGTSRIGLATSSDGLLFELDPEPVLAPGDDRWQAWEWPGGLEDPRVITAPDGTFVCTYTAFDGKVGCLFVATSRDLRVWTKHGPAFAGSPYVRRPTKAGAILTELRDGRLVAAQVDGKFWMYWGEGTIFAATSADLIRWTPLEADSSPDKYLTWDPEVSGPMGHWQLERVAGPQGLRSLAGPRRTRFDSLLTEPGPPPVLTPNGIVLIYNGANHYKGGAPDTPPFAYQPGQLLFDPADPTAVIGRLERPFLTIDSSEAQGQIGNVCFAEGLVAFDGQWLLYSGLADSRIGVSVAPIGFHV
- a CDS encoding Gfo/Idh/MocA family oxidoreductase, giving the protein MSLNVGVIGCGMVSHAYLGSIIRAPGLTLAALGSRTMHSAWTQAARYGGHAVTVDALLADPAIDLVVNLAPPGVHHSIGRRALEPYS
- a CDS encoding MFS transporter; its protein translation is MHDGAETPIPAVSSGTGRSLPPLPFGTKIGYASGALLDGIANQAVNIFIFFYVTAVCGLPAALAGVALAIGLVVDAVVDPLIGSMSDGWTSRLGRRLPFILIGVPCTGLFMVLIFSLPSALTGMALFAWLTFLSIGLRVSISLFLLPYNAVGAELSDSYAERSSIAAWRWGFAMLGALIAIVLGFGVFLGGEGGLSRRAAYAPFALSAALVGAVGGIIAVRALLATRDRQHAAASGDGAIHTRLWRELSEVFRNQSFRTLFVGALLLFTSLSIHSTLGLHANTYFWRMTPGQMQIVTLSLFAGLLLGAPLAGPFLKVMEKRTVLLIGMVGLALAFSIPATLRLIGIFPFTGITLVTILSATVIVGGALMAAAAISFASMMADAADEHEHLFGARREGLYYAGWAFASKAAAGFGSLVAGVALQAIGFESGGDAAAAAAKLSPATIDWIGAIYGPGASLLALLAATTCLFYRLDARKHAQIIGDLDARRAIAVGAAAPLAA